In the Salvia splendens isolate huo1 chromosome 16, SspV2, whole genome shotgun sequence genome, AATGAAAGACCACACGCGCTCCTTCAAACTAGCCTTTCACTCGGTATTATATTCGTTGTACCTTAATTACCGTTATCTTCATTATAAGTATGTTTTTCGTATATATGTTACATTAATTGTTGTAATATATATGCAGGTGAAGAATAAAATCAGTATTCCTGCAAAATGGAGTGTAGATCAAAATCCATCTCATGAATCAATGGAATTGCCATGGGAACGTGACTTCACCTCAGTTTGTTGAGATGTCATCtctatatttattactatttctgttatttttcttttcccAATAAATTAGCTCGATTTCATATTTCATGTTTGCTACCTAGCATATTattctatctatatatatagggggtgttcggttgacaTTACTAATATCAAGAgactattcatctaggattaagttgtgggattatgtTAGTTGGAGAGGGAGGCTATGACAAATTATCAAGAgactattcatctaggattaagttgtggagTTCAATCTTATAAACCAAACATGATAATATAGTATTAGTAAGTATTTCAAAAGATTAATCAAGAATTGGACAAATAGATTTCCAATTTTCACTTACAATTTTCGATTCTATTATTTGTGGATAGATTTCTCCTACCAGAAATTGGATTTTTCATCAGTCGATTTTCATCATTGGTGGTGTGATTTGGAAATTTTATAGCACTAAATGATTAAAATTTCGTCAATATATTGGTTGATGATCGAGATCCGAAGTAAAAGCAAAAAGAACGGAATCAGCCTgaaagaaatttaaatattgacagtcacaactttttttttcaaaatcgaAAATAAGATTACAATTATGTCTTATAATGACAAACCTAAACTGATAAACATTAGGTTGGCGGTGCATATTTAGAAACCTAcaaataaattttctttttttgcaaTTCTCTTCGAATTGTATAGAATTTTGGGGGCTATTCTAATTTGTTGCAAAGGTAGATTTGTAGGGTTATGATACTATTTAATTTGGATTTCTATGGACAGAATTATGCTTAGAATCTTACTCccccgtccccgattaattgtcactctttgaccgggcacgagttttgagaaatgtaaagaaaagttgattgaaaaagttagtagaatgtgagatccACTTTTCTATATtggtttttataataaaatgtgagtgaagtgcgttattgaaatatgagacctacttaccatttatggtaaaaatgaagtgtgacaattattgagggacggactgaaatggaaaaagagtgacaattaatcggggacggagggagtattatttaataatttgagAGATATAGTGAGTAAAAAGGAAATTAACATCAGTacaaaagaaaatatgtgtgtgtCTGTATGAATCATTCCGTGCTCATATATAGCTCATGTTTGCGTGGAAAGTTTccttattatgattttgatgCAAATATGAGTTATTTATACAAGGGAGACTTTCTTTATGTAACTAAAGAATGCTTTATTGATTGTGTAAGTTTTGAATTTTAAAGAAATTTCGTGTTTTTGAGATTAGAGATATTTCGTGTTTTTGAGATTAGAGATAGATGTAGAATTGAGAAAATGGAGAATCTCTATTATTATCGAGTCAACTATTTTGTTCCATGGTTGACATGCAATCTAACGAATTCGAATCAATATTTTGTTGAAGTCACTAACTTATTTTTATGCATGACCTGTTTCGATCTTAAAGATATATTtcctgtgttttgatttcaatttGAATATAAAAGAATTTCACAAACTAGAGATTGAAGGTCTTGCTTAGATGATGATTCTACAAGCtaaggaaaaatgaaattttctgttttaatttatttgttaattaaGTTGTCTGTTGCGCAGAAAGAGTTCTTTCAGAAGTTTATAAAAAATTCTCCATGAAACAATAGTATTGCAAATCAACTATTATGATGTGACTGTATTTAATGGAGTATACTcctattaaaaaattataatgcaATGATTTCGGAagatgaaaaatagaaaaaatattatgATGTGACTGTatttaatggagtatatatataatatttggtAATGCAAAAATTGATGCAGTAGTTATCTCATACAAAAATTGCTATCACTGCAAATCAAATGGTTTTGCATTTTTGCTACTCCCCTATTTCAGTTTTATATGGAGGGAGATTCAGTTAATTCGTTGAGATACAGATTCGGCAAAATGAAAAACGATAAACCCCAAATTGCAGTTTCCAAAATCAACCTGcattttttcttctctcctGATTCGATACAACTCTCCAAGATTCTCGCAATCGCAGTATGGATCCATTTAATGCTGCGCTAACCCAAATTGAAGGTCCCGACACTGATGGCTCGCCCTCCGTGCTCACTGATGCGCCGCCCAAGAAGGGGTAGAACCATTCCCCAAGCCCTCTCCCCGACGGCTGGTGGCATCCCTCTTCCTCAATCTCCTGAAATTATCGGTTTGTACTCTTATTCTTCATTCCTTTCGCGCtacttttttgaatttttagtaaTGTTTCACTTTTGGTGGCCAGCAATTCAAGGAACCAACTTAACACCCTATGTCCTTAAGGTTGAAATCAGAGAGGTACATTTCTTGTTCATgaccttctttttctttattgttTTGGACTTGTTATGCAACTGGATTTTGAAGTACTCATGCTTCTATGGTTAATGACTTTTGTTGCTAAGCATTTGTCGAAAGAGACTAGCATGTGCCTTCTCGTAGAGAATGTGAGCAGTTTATGTTATTAAACTTGGCGAATTAAGTGCGTTCTTGGTGAATAATTGGTTTTCATTTAAGAAGTTTGGCTTCACGCTTTTATGGTTAATGGCTGTTGTCGCTAAACAATCATGCAAAGAAAATAGCATGTGCCTTCTCGTAGACAATGTTAGTATTGAACTTAGCGAATGAAGTCCATTCTTGGTGAATTATTGCTTTTGATTTAAGAAGTCCACCATTTAGTTTGAATTATGTATGCTTGAATGCAATCCGTGTAATGTACATATCACGAACAGCAGTTTTTTTCACTAGGAAAAGTTTTTTAAAGTGCTATAATTGATTGCCTTGCTTCATAGAATCTGTATTACCTTACCGCATGGCAGTGTAATAGCAACCAAATATGGTGTATGCATGAGGGTTTTAAATGGTCTGCATAAGGAATTTCTCAattattatatactactactacataaGATTTATTTACTAGTCCACATTCAACCATTTGCTAATGAGGGTTCAAAGATTTTGCTGTGATAATTGCATAATTTTAGGGTacctatatttttttattttacatgtTATACAGTGTGTAGGTAGAGTAGAGTGAATGCATATGGCAGAACTTCATATAATAAGTGATGTGAATTGGCTAAGTTGATGATGTAGTTACTAGTTTAATTCTTCTGCATTCCTTTCTGCTTATTGCACTTAGGCGCTATGTTTATTTCTTTCAGTAATCTTCTCTCTGCACTATTTTCATGGACATGGAACCATTAAGCATAGTTACATATCTTCTCTCTGATAACCCATGAATGTCATTGACATTTAATTAAGGATACGTAAATTTGTTAAAAGAAATATCAAAGTCTAACAGAGTAGAATGTTATTTATCATTCATGTCATCTGTTGGTGATTGTGGTTTAAAAGGAGTAGTCGAATGTTCGAGGATAGAGGAGGATCCTTAGATTATTTGTGGAATTAAGTTACATTTGGAGTTTCTTTGATAAAAAAAGACTTGAATGTCTTTTTGGTTTGCGAGTTGTATTTGCAGTTGAGATTGAAGTTTAGAGCCCTTAATCTTTTGTTTTAGTATGGGTTAGTACTTTTAGACATTTCTTGGTTTTTCCTGTAAAATCATTGTCGACCAACCCTCTTATGCTTGTAGGACATAATTTCAAAGATAAAAGCTTTTGCAAAAGAAGAATCATGGAAAGAAGAGCCATTGGTCATTTTGTCTGCTACTGGTTCTATCTCTAGTGTTAGCCGTATCGTTCCTAAGGTTGTAAATGTAATTGTAATGTATTGCTATTGCTCTTGTGCCTGGAAATGCTATACACTCCCCTGAAAATGAACTGGTTTGTTGATGACTTGACAGGGACGGTATGACATACTACGTCTTTAAAAGGTATCCTCACAGTATCGAAGAGCAGGGTTTGTCAAACTGAGGGGCTGATGGTGTCATTGGCAGAGGCGGAGGGCAGCGGAGGTGGAGGATCCTCATCTGATCCACCTCCTTCTGAATTAAGAGCTCCCTCTAAAGGGGGCAGTGGAAGCAGAGGCGGAGGCTCCTCGGCTAATATACCTCCTTCTGATTTTGGAGGGGGAAGCGGAAGTGGAGGCATAGGCGTAGGCAGAGGCTCCCTCTCTAATCCCACCTTCAAGAGATTCTGGTGATTTTCACCCTTCACAGTTCATGATTCAACCCTCCTCAACTAATCCACCTCCCAATATTGGAGCTACCTCTGCAGGGGTGAAGGCTCCTCATCTAAACAACCTTTCAGTGAAGCTCCCTCTTCAGATGGTTCAAGTGATTGTGGTGATGAATGATGATACCCCTGTGCCATTGACTCCATCAAATGTAAGCAAAACTCTAACATACACATCTTTTCTGTACTTGTTTTCCAATGTAAGCAAATCATCCATCACCATATACTTATTagctttttctttttagttgttTTGATTGTACCAAAATGCTTTACTTTTCTCATTGGGATATATCATGATGTCCCAATACTTACCAATTTGTATTCTTTCTCTCGGTCATCACTATTTCTTTATATTTCCTATTTCGTTTTTGTTTGTAGATATTAGTATTGTTTTCATTATCTGTCTGATCTTTTTTAAGGAATTAggcaatttgtatatttttattgCACTGGGTTCGTATGATttgattttctttctattttgtttAGCAATTTGTTATTTatcttaattatattttcagtgctttgatatgaatttgaaaatttatcTCTAGTAGTTATTTAACATAATATGAATGGTtagtttaattatgttataCAAATGTGTgactttaaaattaaataatactactatctaTAGTGTTTTAAGGTGtagtatttttaataattaatggtATGCTATGGAGTAAAATTTTAGATATGCCACTAGCTAGAGGGGTTGGAGAGAGATCAGTTATAGTATGCTAGTAGGAGAGTGAGTGACTCTTCAATACAGCAATTACTTGCGGTTAAAGGTTGGAGTCTTGGAGATATCAACTACTAATACATGCTAGTGGAAGGGTATATCCGTATTAGTCGAGACCTTAAATATATACACaaggaattttaaaaattattatcttATTAATTAATGGAATGGTGTCCAAAATTTAAAATGGTACTAAagaaattatttgttttatccaaattaataatttattagtgTATGGACatataaaaaatcaacatataTTTCCTTACGTATTATATCAGCGGCGGTTCCGAACTTGGCGGTTCCGAACTTGTCATCGTTCCCGATGTTATATCAGCAAGAAGCCAAATTGGAATGGTGTAAGtctagtgttgcccacggttctaaaaccggcagttccggttcggaaccgccggttccggtttggtcgaagtcggaaccggaaccggaccgtgaggcagCGGCGGATGCAGGTGGGGTCGcacggggtcggccgaccccaccgccatCCCCGGAGACCATCCTGAAGACTCCTCCCAACAGCCCCCGACCCCACGGCATCTGGAACTCCGCCCCACGATTCATCCTCAGACCTCAAGCAGCGCAGCTTTTCCGATGACCTCAAGCAGCACAGCTTTTCCCTTCTTCTTTTTATGTATTTGGCTTAGGTTTGggctttttattaattaaaaaaatacaatcaatacttttctttttaacaattttatctttatataagtgtttaaactttatttataaataagaaTTCTCGGTTTCTAGTTTCTTGATCATCTTTTAATCATGATTTAttactttttagttttattttttagtagtttattGATTATCTTCTAATCTTGTTTTATTAtactttacttttattttaaactagtaggagtagtaactaataaaatttatatctaattttaataaatataataattacttttgatcattgattttaattacttttcatttAGATTAATGGATACATTTCTTTTATAAGGATCTAGCGCTTTCATCTGTTCTTCTAGTACTAATGTTGAACACGAACAACGACTAAAAGATATATTCATAGCTATTTCCAATGAAATAACTTTAAGTTAGCTTCAAAACATGAATACTTGTAGAAGTCAATTATCGCgtttaatataaaatagagatatttcgtttgcaatgtatttttattactattttatatatttaaatattgcTCCTTATATTAATTTTCTCGTCCGACCCCACCATTTttaattcctggatccgccattgccgtgaggctatttcacggttccggttcaaaaaccggcggtttacacggttccggttcgaaaatcGGCAGTTTCGCGGTtcgagattttttttaaaataattgaaatttggacttatacaataaattggaacaagacaatggataat is a window encoding:
- the LOC121771130 gene encoding uncharacterized protein LOC121771130, whose protein sequence is MARPPCSLMRRPRRGRTIPQALSPTAGGIPLPQSPEIIAIQGTNLTPYVLKVEIREDIISKIKAFAKEESWKEEPLVILSATGSISSVSRIVPKGRYDILRL